In uncultured Bacteroides sp., the following proteins share a genomic window:
- the amrS gene encoding AmmeMemoRadiSam system radical SAM enzyme, whose product MNLGKWHKRSLYQEKAEGNSVRCHICPHNCLIHEGGMGICKTRVNKGGVLYSISYGNPCSISIDPIEKKPLFHFLPGERIYSLATAGCNFRCLNCQNWQISQASPQELDHYDLMPEEVVEQAIAHNTRLIAFTYTEPTVFYEYMYDTAKIAHEKGLKTVFISNGYINQQPLTDLCPYIDAANIDLKCFDDAIYRKLDGGRLQPILDTLKTLKEKNVWLEITNLLIPTYTDNTEMIEKMCHWLVENGFTETPLHFSRFFPDYKLMDLPPTPESLLIQAKKIALKAGLKFVYIGNIPSLNGEDTHCPACKQTIIERNYFTVTRNSINKGKCNFCGEPISGVWE is encoded by the coding sequence ATGAATTTAGGGAAATGGCATAAACGTTCGCTTTATCAGGAAAAAGCGGAAGGTAACAGCGTCCGCTGTCATATCTGCCCGCATAACTGTCTGATTCATGAAGGAGGAATGGGTATTTGCAAAACCAGAGTGAACAAAGGTGGTGTTCTCTACTCCATCTCCTATGGAAATCCTTGCTCGATAAGTATAGATCCTATCGAAAAGAAACCGCTGTTTCATTTCCTTCCGGGAGAAAGGATTTACTCGCTGGCAACTGCCGGATGCAACTTCCGCTGTCTGAATTGTCAGAACTGGCAGATTTCTCAAGCTTCACCGCAGGAGTTGGATCATTATGATCTGATGCCCGAGGAAGTGGTGGAACAAGCTATTGCACACAACACTAGATTGATTGCATTTACCTATACTGAGCCGACGGTTTTCTATGAGTATATGTATGACACTGCTAAAATAGCACACGAAAAGGGATTGAAAACGGTATTTATCTCTAATGGATACATTAACCAGCAACCTCTTACCGACCTTTGCCCCTATATTGATGCAGCAAATATTGACCTGAAATGTTTCGATGATGCCATTTATCGTAAACTGGATGGCGGACGCCTGCAACCGATACTCGACACACTCAAGACTCTGAAAGAAAAGAATGTATGGCTTGAAATCACTAATCTGTTGATTCCGACCTATACTGACAATACTGAAATGATTGAAAAGATGTGCCATTGGCTGGTAGAAAATGGTTTTACGGAAACTCCGCTACACTTCAGCAGGTTTTTCCCGGATTACAAGTTGATGGACTTACCACCTACACCGGAATCGCTGCTTATTCAGGCTAAAAAAATTGCTCTTAAGGCCGGACTAAAGTTTGTCTACATAGGAAACATCCCGAGCCTCAACGGTGAAGATACACACTGTCCGGCATGTAAGCAGACAATTATAGAGCGCAACTACTTTACTGTAACCAGAAATTCTATTAACAAAGGGAAATGTAACTTCTGTGGAGAACCAATCTCCGGTGTATGGGAATAG
- a CDS encoding OmpA family protein produces MKKILFLLALASFAAMCFAQNGEKTLRKYGYWDNWFIQWQAGGQYTFSECQQYSSFSGKLSPTVALNVGKFFSPEVGTRIQFGGWTSKNNLAGSIYNVKYLNGNIDALFNMSNIFHTYKGIRNFNLIGILGVGVVHTFKDSNVNVSTEYEPGLHTLRSTNSGAIRAGLQADFRLGEAWSLNVEANGNLLRDDFNGQEKYSASNDATLNVLIGLTYRFNKRGFAIVEAADPMLIQSLNDQNNALRLQVKEYKARYESKEAVAEPKPVAKEAAVEDDANLIGVIVFRTGKAVIESDQEGYLYNTAQYIKEHPKSKFTIASYSNTDISTADMNLQVSEARSAAVFNMLKDKYQIPASRLTVVNYSGGQRPLNVNNIWNKINIFISK; encoded by the coding sequence ATGAAAAAAATACTTTTTCTGTTAGCACTGGCATCCTTTGCTGCAATGTGTTTTGCTCAGAATGGGGAAAAGACTTTAAGGAAGTATGGCTATTGGGATAACTGGTTTATTCAATGGCAAGCAGGCGGACAATACACATTCAGTGAATGCCAGCAGTATTCTTCTTTTTCAGGGAAACTAAGTCCTACAGTAGCTTTGAATGTTGGTAAATTCTTTTCTCCGGAAGTGGGCACGCGTATTCAGTTTGGGGGATGGACTTCAAAAAACAATCTGGCAGGTAGCATATACAATGTGAAATATCTGAATGGAAACATTGATGCATTGTTTAACATGTCGAATATATTTCACACTTATAAAGGAATCCGGAATTTTAATCTGATAGGAATTCTTGGAGTTGGGGTTGTGCATACTTTTAAAGATTCGAATGTTAATGTGAGTACTGAGTATGAACCCGGATTGCATACTTTACGATCTACAAACAGCGGAGCAATACGTGCCGGTTTGCAGGCCGATTTCCGGTTAGGTGAGGCATGGAGTCTGAATGTGGAAGCCAATGGAAATTTATTGCGTGACGACTTTAATGGTCAGGAAAAGTATTCTGCAAGCAATGATGCTACGCTGAATGTACTAATTGGCCTTACATATCGCTTTAACAAAAGAGGATTTGCTATTGTTGAGGCTGCAGATCCTATGCTGATTCAGTCATTAAATGATCAGAATAATGCGCTCAGACTTCAGGTGAAAGAGTACAAAGCTCGCTACGAGAGTAAAGAAGCTGTGGCAGAACCTAAGCCGGTTGCTAAAGAAGCAGCGGTAGAAGATGATGCTAATCTGATTGGAGTGATTGTTTTCCGCACGGGAAAGGCTGTTATTGAGAGTGATCAGGAAGGGTATCTCTATAACACGGCTCAGTATATAAAAGAACATCCAAAGAGTAAGTTTACCATTGCAAGTTATTCAAATACAGATATAAGTACAGCCGATATGAATCTGCAGGTGAGTGAGGCACGAAGTGCTGCTGTGTTTAATATGCTTAAAGATAAATATCAAATACCTGCAAGTCGATTAACGGTGGTAAACTATAGCGGAGGGCAACGTCCTTTGAATGTGAACAATATATGGAATAAGATAAATATTTTTATTTCCAAGTGA
- the amrB gene encoding AmmeMemoRadiSam system protein B: MSDKSEIFNRQPAVAGQFYPANPDMLQKELSALFATAAPKQCEHVRAIISPHAGYVFSGGIAASAFNQIDGNIDYKHVFVIASSHQVYFEGASVYCDGDFLMPYGKEVVDTELGKSLVERYPELFSDDKSPHMSEHSIEVQLPFLHHVLKGNYKIVPIVLGTNDHAVCRQIAAALKPYLNADNLFVISSDFSHYPNYENAKMVDLLTEQAIISKDPKHLMSVLAGNAGKHIPHLSTSLCGWTSVLTLLYMVENDDSFHLKGIKYSNSGDAAMYGDHDRVVGYWAIALTEKTVAKDEFILSEEDKQLLSQEARRSIENLFWNVDRPALDIEKCSPALKTKCGAFVSLHKNGNLRGCIGQMTGDKPLLKVVRDKAVWAAINDSRFSPVTEDELDEIEIEISVLSPLRKIHDISEIELGVHGIFIVQGYCSGVFLPQVATETGWDKETFLGHCARDKAGIGWEGWKDADIYIFTATIFGEKE, translated from the coding sequence ATGAGTGACAAGAGTGAAATTTTTAATAGACAACCTGCCGTGGCCGGACAATTTTATCCTGCAAATCCCGATATGCTACAAAAAGAACTCTCTGCTCTTTTCGCAACGGCTGCCCCTAAACAATGTGAACATGTGCGGGCCATCATCAGTCCTCATGCCGGGTATGTCTTTTCCGGTGGGATTGCTGCTTCGGCTTTTAATCAGATTGATGGAAATATTGATTATAAACATGTTTTTGTAATAGCTTCATCTCATCAGGTTTACTTCGAGGGTGCTTCTGTATATTGCGACGGTGACTTTTTAATGCCGTATGGGAAAGAGGTTGTAGATACGGAATTGGGAAAGTCTCTGGTGGAACGTTATCCCGAACTGTTCTCTGATGACAAATCTCCCCACATGAGTGAGCATAGCATTGAGGTGCAATTGCCTTTTCTACACCATGTGCTGAAAGGGAATTACAAGATTGTGCCCATTGTTCTGGGTACAAATGATCATGCCGTTTGCAGGCAAATTGCTGCTGCGCTGAAACCTTATCTGAATGCGGATAATTTATTTGTTATCAGTTCCGATTTCTCGCATTATCCAAACTATGAGAATGCAAAAATGGTGGATTTGCTTACCGAACAAGCCATCATTTCAAAAGATCCCAAACATTTAATGTCTGTCCTGGCTGGCAATGCAGGAAAGCACATTCCTCATTTATCTACCAGTCTGTGTGGATGGACTTCCGTGCTGACGCTACTTTATATGGTTGAGAATGATGATTCGTTTCACCTGAAGGGTATTAAATACAGCAATTCAGGCGATGCAGCCATGTACGGTGACCATGACAGAGTCGTGGGATACTGGGCGATTGCCTTAACTGAAAAGACTGTTGCCAAAGATGAGTTCATTCTTTCGGAAGAGGATAAGCAACTGTTGTCGCAGGAAGCAAGACGATCTATCGAGAATCTATTTTGGAATGTAGACCGACCGGCATTGGATATTGAAAAATGTTCTCCCGCTCTCAAAACAAAATGTGGCGCTTTTGTTTCTCTTCACAAGAATGGTAATCTTCGTGGATGTATTGGCCAGATGACGGGCGACAAACCTTTACTTAAGGTTGTTCGTGACAAAGCTGTCTGGGCAGCCATAAACGATTCCCGTTTTTCTCCGGTGACTGAAGATGAATTAGATGAAATTGAAATTGAGATCTCTGTGCTGTCTCCTTTGCGTAAAATTCATGATATATCCGAAATAGAACTAGGCGTACACGGAATCTTTATTGTACAAGGATATTGCAGTGGAGTGTTTCTGCCTCAGGTAGCAACAGAAACCGGCTGGGATAAGGAAACCTTCCTCGGTCACTGTGCCCGTGATAAAGCTGGTATTGGTTGGGAAGGATGGAAAGATGCTGATATTTATATCTTTACTGCCACTATCTTTGGCGAAAAAGAGTGA
- the bamE gene encoding outer membrane protein assembly factor BamE, which produces MKKVLFLLCLTTVLLSCGSSAVSVRQTRQIQTGMSKNEVLNILGSPNNQQFNGSEEIWQYRVRSSSRSESIRSFTVWFENNRVTRLTSDSNSTQDNRNYDFDKRTRQERNRDRDRDR; this is translated from the coding sequence ATGAAAAAAGTATTATTCTTACTTTGCTTAACAACAGTGTTATTATCTTGTGGATCTTCAGCAGTATCTGTTCGTCAAACAAGACAAATACAAACTGGCATGTCTAAAAATGAGGTCTTAAATATTTTAGGGAGCCCAAACAACCAACAGTTTAACGGATCAGAAGAAATATGGCAATACAGAGTTAGAAGTTCTTCTCGTTCGGAATCAATCAGGTCTTTTACGGTTTGGTTTGAGAATAATCGTGTTACCAGATTAACATCTGACAGCAATTCTACACAAGATAATAGAAATTATGATTTTGATAAACGTACCCGACAAGAAAGAAATAGAGACAGGGATAGAGATAG